In Saccharothrix syringae, the following are encoded in one genomic region:
- a CDS encoding glycosyltransferase family 39 protein, translating into MTPTTLVAVATLEAVHVEPEDAPSARERLARAARHRVTLAVAPAALYLAVRELGLLVLQLMADRWGEDVARALTSWDGQWFLGIAEGGYAGVPAHLVDAFGRRSAETPLAFFPGYPALVRWVAGLPGVEPVGAAFAVSLLSGVVCAYGLAQLGRRVFGGSRRAGLVLVVLFAASPMAVVLSMTYSEATFCALAAWSLVGVVERRWLLAGLCCAGAGLVRPTAAALVLAVCAAALVAVWQRRDGWRPWAGALLAPAGLAGYLGYVAVRTGRWDGWFAVQRGGWDSRFDGGAATWKFALLILGEPRSVLELATVWFLVVALALVVLGARRGLEWPLVLYGAGVLAMDLGSNGLMNSKARLLLPAFTLLVPVALALARRRTGTAVAVLAGLSVFSAWFGAYAITAWQYAI; encoded by the coding sequence GTGACCCCCACTACGCTCGTCGCCGTGGCAACCCTGGAGGCCGTGCACGTGGAGCCGGAGGACGCGCCGTCGGCGCGCGAGCGGCTGGCGCGCGCGGCCAGACACCGGGTGACCCTGGCGGTCGCCCCCGCCGCGCTCTACCTCGCGGTGCGCGAGCTGGGGCTGCTGGTGCTCCAGCTGATGGCCGACCGGTGGGGCGAGGACGTGGCCAGGGCGCTGACCTCGTGGGACGGGCAGTGGTTCCTGGGCATCGCCGAGGGCGGCTACGCGGGCGTGCCGGCGCACCTGGTCGACGCGTTCGGCAGGCGGTCCGCGGAGACGCCGCTGGCGTTCTTCCCCGGCTACCCGGCCCTGGTGCGCTGGGTGGCCGGCCTGCCCGGCGTGGAGCCGGTGGGCGCGGCGTTCGCGGTGAGCCTGCTCAGCGGTGTCGTCTGCGCCTACGGGTTGGCGCAGCTGGGGCGGCGGGTGTTCGGCGGGTCGCGGCGCGCCGGGCTGGTGCTGGTGGTGCTGTTCGCGGCCTCGCCGATGGCCGTGGTGCTGTCCATGACCTACTCGGAGGCGACGTTCTGCGCGCTGGCGGCGTGGTCGCTGGTGGGCGTGGTGGAGCGGCGGTGGCTGCTCGCCGGGCTGTGCTGCGCCGGCGCGGGCCTGGTGCGGCCGACGGCGGCGGCGCTGGTACTGGCGGTGTGCGCGGCGGCGCTGGTCGCGGTGTGGCAGCGGCGCGACGGGTGGCGGCCGTGGGCGGGCGCGCTGCTCGCGCCGGCCGGCCTGGCCGGCTACCTCGGGTACGTGGCGGTGCGCACCGGGCGGTGGGACGGCTGGTTCGCCGTGCAGCGGGGCGGCTGGGACTCGCGGTTCGACGGCGGGGCGGCGACGTGGAAGTTCGCCCTGCTCATCCTGGGCGAGCCGCGGTCGGTGCTGGAGCTGGCCACGGTGTGGTTCCTGGTGGTGGCGCTGGCCCTGGTGGTGCTGGGCGCGCGGCGCGGGCTGGAGTGGCCGCTGGTCCTCTACGGCGCGGGCGTGCTGGCCATGGACCTGGGGTCGAACGGGCTGATGAACTCCAAGGCGCGGCTGCTGCTGCCGGCGTTCACGCTGCTCGTGCCGGTGGCGCTGGCGCTGGCGCGGCGGCGGACGGGCACCGCGGTCGCCGTGCTGGCCGGGTTGTCGGTGTTCAGCGCGTGGTTCGGTGCGTACGCCATCACCGCTTGGCAGTATGCGATCTGA
- a CDS encoding aspartate kinase, which translates to MALVVQKYGGSSVGSAERIKRVAERIVATRKAGNDVVVAVSAMGDTTDELLDLARQVSPVPPAREMDMLLTAGERISMSLLAMAISSLGAKARSYTGSQAGVITTSVHGKARIIDVTPSRIQDALSEGAIAIVAGFQGVSQDSKEITTLGRGGTDTTAVALAAALKADVCEIYTDVDGVFSADPRIVPNAKRLESITYEEMLEMAASGAKVLMLRCVEYARRYGVPVHVRSSFSNKPGTIVSGSVEDLPVEQAMITGVAHDRSEAKVTVTAVPDHPGVAARIFRVVADAEIDIDMVVQNVSQAVSGRTDVTFTLPKDDGPRAVAALEKARDEIGHDQVLYDEHVGKVSLVGAGMRSHPGVTAQFCEALASAGVNIEIISTSEIRISVICRDTQLDDAVRALHDAFELGGDEEAVVYAGSGR; encoded by the coding sequence GTGGCGCTCGTCGTCCAGAAGTACGGCGGTTCCTCGGTGGGAAGCGCCGAGCGGATCAAACGGGTGGCCGAGCGCATCGTCGCGACCCGCAAGGCGGGCAACGACGTCGTCGTCGCGGTGTCCGCGATGGGCGACACGACCGACGAGCTGCTCGACCTCGCGCGCCAGGTGTCCCCGGTGCCGCCCGCCCGGGAGATGGACATGCTGCTCACCGCCGGTGAGCGGATCTCCATGTCGCTGCTGGCGATGGCGATCAGCTCGCTGGGCGCCAAGGCGCGCTCGTACACCGGCTCGCAGGCCGGCGTGATCACCACGTCCGTGCACGGCAAGGCGCGCATCATCGACGTGACGCCCAGCCGCATCCAGGACGCCCTGTCCGAGGGCGCCATCGCGATCGTCGCGGGCTTCCAGGGCGTCAGCCAGGACAGCAAGGAGATCACCACGCTCGGCCGCGGCGGCACCGACACCACCGCGGTGGCGCTGGCGGCCGCCCTGAAGGCCGACGTCTGCGAGATCTACACCGACGTGGACGGCGTGTTCAGCGCCGACCCGCGCATCGTGCCGAACGCCAAGCGGCTGGAGAGCATCACCTACGAGGAGATGCTGGAGATGGCGGCGAGCGGGGCCAAGGTGCTCATGCTGCGCTGCGTCGAGTACGCCCGCCGGTACGGCGTCCCCGTGCACGTCCGATCCTCGTTCAGCAACAAGCCCGGGACCATCGTGTCCGGGTCAGTGGAGGACCTTCCCGTGGAACAGGCGATGATCACCGGCGTCGCGCACGACCGGTCCGAGGCCAAGGTCACCGTGACCGCGGTCCCCGACCACCCCGGCGTGGCCGCCCGCATCTTCCGCGTCGTGGCCGACGCGGAGATCGACATCGACATGGTCGTGCAGAACGTGTCGCAGGCCGTGTCCGGCCGCACCGACGTGACGTTCACCCTGCCGAAGGACGACGGCCCGCGCGCGGTGGCCGCGCTGGAGAAGGCGCGCGACGAGATCGGCCACGACCAGGTGCTCTACGACGAGCACGTGGGCAAGGTGTCGCTGGTCGGCGCGGGCATGCGCTCGCACCCCGGCGTGACCGCCCAGTTCTGCGAGGCCCTGGCCAGCGCCGGGGTGAACATCGAGATCATCTCCACCTCGGAGATCCGCATCTCGGTCATCTGCCGCGACACGCAGCTCGACGACGCCGTGCGGGCCCTGCACGACGCCTTCGAGCTCGGCGGCGACGAGGAGGCAGTGGTGTACGCGGGGAGCGGGCGATGA
- a CDS encoding aspartate-semialdehyde dehydrogenase, with the protein MSGAGGTSGPVLALVGATGAVGTVMIDIINGRESVPWGEIRLVASPRSAGKKIVVRGEELTVRALAPEVFDGVDVAMFDVPDAVSAQWAPIAAERGAVAVDNSAAFRMDPEVPLVVPEVNADEVAERPKGIIANPNCTTLSMMAALGALHREFELRELVVASYQAASGGGQEAIDRLHAETAAVAGKGVGVRAGDVREVLEAAGLPVSESPFPAPLALNVVPWAGSLKDDGWTSEELKVRNESRKILGIPDLKVSATCVRVPVVTTHSLAVHATFAREVTVARAHEIFAAQPTIVLVDDPEQKRFPTPADVVGEDPTYVGRVRQALDFPNTLDFFVCGDNLRKGAALNTYEIAEELATRL; encoded by the coding sequence ATGAGCGGCGCGGGCGGGACGTCGGGCCCGGTGCTGGCCCTGGTGGGCGCCACCGGCGCGGTCGGCACCGTGATGATCGACATCATCAACGGCCGGGAGTCCGTGCCGTGGGGCGAGATCCGGCTGGTCGCCTCGCCGCGGTCGGCGGGCAAGAAGATCGTCGTGCGCGGCGAGGAGCTGACCGTCCGGGCGTTGGCGCCCGAGGTGTTCGACGGCGTGGACGTGGCCATGTTCGACGTGCCGGACGCGGTGTCGGCGCAGTGGGCGCCCATCGCGGCCGAGCGCGGCGCGGTGGCGGTGGACAACTCGGCGGCGTTCCGGATGGACCCCGAGGTGCCCCTGGTGGTGCCCGAGGTCAACGCGGACGAGGTGGCCGAGCGGCCCAAGGGCATCATCGCCAACCCGAACTGCACCACGCTGTCGATGATGGCCGCGCTGGGTGCGCTGCACCGCGAGTTCGAGCTGCGCGAGCTGGTCGTGGCCTCGTACCAGGCGGCGTCCGGCGGCGGCCAGGAGGCCATCGACCGGCTGCACGCCGAGACCGCGGCGGTGGCGGGCAAGGGCGTCGGCGTCCGGGCGGGCGACGTGCGCGAGGTGCTGGAGGCCGCGGGCCTGCCGGTGTCCGAGTCGCCGTTCCCCGCGCCGCTGGCGCTGAACGTCGTGCCGTGGGCGGGCTCCCTCAAGGACGACGGGTGGACCAGCGAGGAGCTGAAGGTCCGCAACGAGTCCCGCAAGATCCTGGGCATCCCGGACCTGAAGGTGTCCGCGACCTGCGTGCGCGTGCCCGTGGTGACCACGCACTCGCTGGCCGTGCACGCCACGTTCGCCCGCGAGGTGACCGTGGCGCGGGCGCACGAGATCTTCGCCGCGCAGCCCACCATCGTGCTCGTGGACGACCCGGAGCAGAAGCGGTTCCCGACGCCCGCGGACGTGGTGGGCGAGGACCCCACCTACGTCGGCCGCGTCCGGCAGGCGCTGGACTTCCCGAACACGCTGGACTTCTTCGTGTGCGGCGACAACCTCCGCAAGGGCGCGGCGCTGAACACCTACGAGATCGCCGAGGAGCTGGCGACCCGGCTGTAG
- a CDS encoding nitroreductase family protein, with the protein MEPNPLIARRWSPRAFDPVAEVAPGTVRVLLEAARWAASHGNTQPARFLVGYRGDDTFERIFAALRPGNQTWAGRASVLLVGAVATADERGPLPNTEFGLGLAVQNLVLQAVDLGLVTHQVGGFSPEALRGSFGIPEDVRPVVVVAVGLLGSADDLPADLAARERRPRVRKPLAETAFAGSWGRPAFPGGQPDSLGGSAEQPDQP; encoded by the coding sequence ATGGAACCGAACCCGTTGATCGCGCGGCGCTGGAGCCCGCGCGCGTTCGACCCGGTGGCCGAGGTGGCGCCGGGGACCGTGCGCGTGCTCCTGGAGGCGGCCCGCTGGGCGGCCTCGCACGGCAACACCCAGCCGGCCCGGTTCCTCGTCGGGTACCGCGGGGACGACACGTTCGAGCGAATCTTCGCGGCCCTGCGGCCGGGCAACCAGACGTGGGCCGGGCGCGCCTCGGTGCTGCTGGTGGGCGCGGTGGCGACGGCCGACGAGCGCGGGCCGCTGCCCAACACCGAGTTCGGGCTGGGGCTGGCCGTGCAGAACCTCGTGCTCCAGGCCGTCGACCTCGGCCTGGTGACGCACCAGGTGGGCGGGTTCTCGCCGGAGGCGCTGCGCGGGTCCTTCGGCATCCCGGAGGACGTGCGGCCGGTCGTGGTGGTCGCGGTGGGCCTGCTCGGCTCCGCCGACGACCTGCCCGCCGACCTGGCGGCCCGGGAGCGGCGGCCGCGGGTGCGCAAGCCGCTGGCCGAGACCGCCTTCGCGGGCTCGTGGGGCCGGCCCGCCTTCCCGGGCGGGCAGCCGGACTCCCTGGGCGGTTCAGCCGAGCAGCCGGACCAGCCGTAG
- a CDS encoding gluconokinase yields the protein MAEVVLAIDLGTTATKVIAVDRRAGVVASAEHGYPMRTTPSGEATHDPGEVLNAALTGLREVAALGHDVRALALTGAMHTLLGLDASGRPVTPSLSWADNRAVEQTARLRGTPEGAALHQATGTPVHTMSPLVKLAWFAEQGFTADRWCGLKDFVAARLTGRLATEHSSGSATGLMDLRTLAWHPGALEYARVTAGRLPELHAPTDWFPLVLDVPGVVRGTPVVLGGGDGPLANLGVGAVVPGVAAVSLGTSGALRVVRDQPGVDALGRVFCYAVADGLWVLGGAVSNGGVVAQWAAEAFGADVGTLLEEAAGVPVGAAGVTALPYLLGERAPWWDPDASSAVVGLRREHGRAEVTRALVEGVAQQLALVLDAVRSVAGVHAVRVTGGAFRSDLWATVLASALGLRLEVAEDSEGSGVGAALLAWRALGELPSLTAAADLVVPTRAVEPDAAAVEHYARARPAVERLYRALRELVGS from the coding sequence ATGGCTGAGGTGGTGCTCGCGATCGACCTGGGTACGACGGCGACGAAGGTCATCGCGGTCGACCGCCGCGCGGGCGTGGTGGCGTCGGCGGAGCACGGCTACCCGATGCGCACCACGCCGTCCGGCGAGGCGACCCACGACCCGGGTGAGGTGCTGAACGCGGCGCTGACCGGGTTGCGCGAGGTCGCCGCCCTGGGGCACGACGTGCGCGCGCTCGCGCTGACCGGCGCCATGCACACGCTGCTCGGCCTGGACGCCTCCGGCCGCCCGGTGACGCCGTCGCTGAGCTGGGCCGACAACCGCGCCGTCGAGCAGACCGCCCGGCTGCGCGGCACGCCCGAGGGCGCGGCCCTGCACCAGGCCACCGGCACCCCCGTGCACACGATGTCCCCGCTGGTCAAGCTGGCGTGGTTCGCCGAGCAGGGGTTCACCGCCGACCGGTGGTGCGGGCTGAAGGACTTCGTCGCGGCCAGGCTGACCGGTCGGCTGGCCACCGAGCACTCGTCCGGCTCGGCCACCGGCCTGATGGACCTGCGGACCCTGGCCTGGCACCCGGGCGCGCTGGAGTACGCGCGGGTGACCGCGGGCCGGCTGCCCGAGCTGCACGCGCCCACCGACTGGTTCCCGCTGGTCCTGGACGTGCCGGGGGTGGTCCGCGGCACCCCGGTGGTGCTCGGCGGCGGCGACGGCCCGCTGGCCAACCTCGGCGTCGGCGCGGTGGTGCCCGGCGTGGCGGCGGTGTCCCTGGGCACCAGCGGCGCGCTGCGCGTGGTCCGCGACCAGCCGGGCGTGGACGCCCTGGGGCGGGTGTTCTGCTACGCCGTCGCCGACGGCCTGTGGGTGCTCGGCGGCGCGGTGAGCAACGGCGGGGTGGTCGCGCAGTGGGCCGCGGAGGCGTTCGGGGCCGACGTGGGGACGCTGCTGGAGGAGGCCGCGGGCGTGCCGGTGGGCGCGGCGGGCGTGACCGCGCTGCCGTACCTGCTGGGCGAGCGCGCGCCGTGGTGGGACCCGGACGCGTCATCGGCCGTGGTCGGGCTGCGGCGCGAGCACGGGCGCGCCGAGGTGACCCGGGCGCTGGTCGAGGGCGTGGCGCAGCAGTTGGCGCTGGTGCTGGACGCGGTGCGGTCGGTGGCGGGCGTGCACGCGGTGCGGGTGACCGGCGGCGCGTTCCGCAGCGACCTGTGGGCGACCGTGCTGGCCTCGGCGCTGGGGCTGCGCCTGGAGGTCGCCGAGGACAGCGAGGGCTCGGGCGTCGGCGCGGCGCTGCTGGCGTGGCGGGCGCTGGGCGAGTTGCCGTCGCTGACCGCCGCGGCGGACCTGGTCGTGCCGACCAGGGCGGTCGAGCCGGACGCGGCGGCGGTGGAGCACTACGCCCGCGCGCGCCCGGCCGTCGAACGCCTCTACCGCGCGCTGCGGGAGCTGGTCGGGAGCTGA